The following proteins come from a genomic window of Vidua chalybeata isolate OUT-0048 chromosome 2, bVidCha1 merged haplotype, whole genome shotgun sequence:
- the TM9SF2 gene encoding transmembrane 9 superfamily member 2, with product MALRRLLLIAAALAAATAPAAAFYLPGLAPVNFCEAGKEKPECKSGIELFVNRLDSVESVLPYEYTAFDFCQAEGKKRPSENLGQVLFGERIEPSPYRFTFNKKETCKSVCTKTYDTTKPEDKQKLDFLKKSMLLNYQHHWIVDNMPVTWCYDVEDGQRFCNPGFPIGCYITEDGRPKDACVINSEFHEKDTFYIFNHVDIKIYYHVVENEALGARLVAAKLEPKSYKHTHPDNPDCSGVPMDISNKASGEVKIAYTYSVTFHEEKNIRWASRWDYILESMPHTHIQWFSIMNSLVIVLFLSGMVAMIMLRTLHKDIARYNQMDSTEDAQEEFGWKLVHGDIFRPPRKGMLLSVFLGSGTQILIMTFVTLFFACLGFLSPANRGALMTCAVVLWVLLGTPAGYVAARFYKSFGGEKWKTNVLLTSFLCPGIVFADFFIMNLILWGEGSSAAIPFGTLVAILALWFCISVPLTFIGAYFGFKKNAIEHPVRTNQIPRQIPEQSFYTKPLPGIIMGGILPFGCIFIQLFFILNSIWSHQMYYMFGFLFLVFIILVITCSEATILLCYFHLCAEDYHWQWRSFLTSGFTAVYFLIYAIHYFFSKLQITGTASTILYFGYTMIMVLIFFLFTGTIGFFACFWFVTKIYSVVKVD from the exons ATGGCTCTGCGGCGGCTTCTCCTCATCGCTGCCGCGCTGGCGGCGGCcaccgcgcccgccgccgccttcTACCTGCCGGGCCTGGCGCCCGTCAACTTCTGCGAGGCCGGCAAGGAGAAGCCCGAGTGCAAG TCTGGAATCGAGCTGTTTGTGAACAGGCTTGACTCAGTAGAGTCTGTCCTCCCCTATGAATACACTGC GTTTGATTTTTGtcaagcagaaggaaagaagcGTCCATCTGAAAACCTTGGCCAAGTCTTGTTTGGAGAGAGGATAGAACCATCTCCTTACAGG tTCACATTCAACAAGAAGGAGACATGTAAATCTGTTTGTACAAAAACATATGATACCACAAAGCCAGAAGACAAACAGAAATTAGACTTTTTGAAAAAGAGTATGCTACTGAATTATCAACATCACTG GATTGTGGACAACATGCCTGTGACGTGGTGTTACGATGTAGAAGATGGCCAGAGGTTCTGTAATCCTGGTTTTCCTATTGGCTGTTATATTACAGAAGATGGCCGTCCAAAAGATGCTTGTGTTATTAAT TCAGAATTTCATGAAAAAGAtaccttttatattttcaaCCATGTTGACATAAAAATTTATTACCATGTTGTGGAAAATGAAGCTCTGGGAGCAAGACTAGTTGCTGCTAAACTTGAACCAAAAAG TTACAAGCATACTCATCCAGACAACCCCGATTGCTCAGGAGTTCCTATGGATATAAGTAATAAGGCCAGTGGAGAAGTCAAAATTGCATACACATACTCAGTTACTTTTCAT gaagaaaaaaatatcaggtGGGCATCAAGATGGGATTATATTTTGGAATCCATGCCTCACACTCACATCCAGTGGTTTAG tattatgAATTCCCTGGTGATTGTCCTCTTTCTGTCTGGAATGGTAGCTATGATTATGTTGAGGACACTCCATAAAGATATTGCAAGATACAATCAAATGGATTCCACG GAAGATGCTCAAGAAGAATTTGGCTGGAAACTGGTTCATGGTGATATTTTCAGGCCCCCAAGAAAAGGAATGCTGTTGTCAGTTTTTCTAGGCTCTGGCACACAAATCTTAATAATGACTTTTGTTACCCTGT TTTTTGCTTGCCTGGGATTTTTGTCACCTGCTAACAGGGGAGCTCTGATGACCTGTGCTGTAGTTTTGTGGGTACTACTTGGAACTCCAGCTGGTTATGTTGCTGCCAGATTCTACAAAT CATTTGGAGgtgagaaatggaaaacaaatgtcCTGCTGACATCATTCCTTTGTCCTGG aattGTATTTGCGGATTTTTTTATCATGAACCTCATTCTCTGGGGAGAAGGCTCTTCAGCAGCTATTCCGTTTGGTACCTTGGTTGCTATTTTGGCACTCTGGTTTTGCATATCTGTACCACTGACGTTTATTGGTGCCTATTTTGGgtttaagaaaaat gcTATTGAACACCCTGTTCGCACAAATCAAATTCCGCGTCAGATTCCTGAGCAATCATTCTATACAAAGCCATTACCTGGCATTATCATGGGAGGGATTCTTCCTTTTGGATGTATCTTTATACAGTTGTTCTTCATTCTCAATAGTATTTG GTCTCACCAGATGTATTACATGTTTGGCTTCCTGTTTCTGGTATTCATTATTTTGGTTATTACATGTTCTGAGGCTACAATATTGCTCTGCTATTTCCATCTATGTGCAGAG GACTATCACTGGCAGTGGCGTTCGTTTCTCACTAGTGGCTTCACTGCAGTTTATTTCCTAATATATGCaatacattatttcttttctaaactGCAAATCACAGGAACAGCTAGCACCATTTTATATTTTGGTTATACCATGATTATGGTTTTgatcttcttccttttcacaG gGACAATTGGATTCTTTGCATGCTTTTGGTTTGTAACCAAAATATACAGCGTAGTGAAAGTTGACTGA